From Dendropsophus ebraccatus isolate aDenEbr1 chromosome 10, aDenEbr1.pat, whole genome shotgun sequence:
GCACACTGTTGCCAGCCAGGTCAGTGGCGCACAACCTGCTCTCCGCCACCCCCAGTtacaactacaaatcccatcatgccttccTGGACATCCTGTCCAGACATTATAAGaaatgtagtttcgcaacagctggagtgttgCAGGTTGTGCTCCACtgacttaaggtgcgtttacacgaaacgataattgtcccgatcgtacgattaacgatgtcggaatagcgtttttttttttttcataacgatcagtgtttagacggtacattatatcgtatggaaaatcgttttgcgatcgcttaagcctatctcacacattggttaaatcggcgaacgactgtttacacggaacgatctgcgatttttttgtgaatgacgaacaacgatttgagaacatgttgaaagatcaaaatgaacgatttctcgttcgtcgtttgatcgttcgctgcgttaacatgtatgattatcgttcgcattcgatcgctatcgcgcaaattcgcacaataatcgttacgtgtaaatgcacctttagatgcaactttttttgttACTGTAGCATTATACATCAAATGCACTAAGCGTGAGACGGGGGCGGTCAGATGGACTCCTATAGTGCACATAATATAATAAAGTGAAACgccatatggtgcgtttacacggaacgattatcggtcaaattttcacaataacgatcgcatttgagcgataaatcgtttattttgatctttcaacaagttctcaaatcgccgttggtcgttcactcaaaattcgcagatcgcttcgtgtaaacactcTTTAACCGATTCACCGTATGTGTGAGACggccttaagcgatcttaaaacgatcgcaataacgatttttcaaaaagatatatcgttctgtctaaacgctgatcggtataaaaaaacacattgttacttcgaaatcgttaatcgttcgattgggcgaattatcgggCCACGTAAACGGACCAATAGTCCAGCCACTTATAAAGAAAGTAGCGCCACACTACAATTTTGATCCGGAATAGGGaatgcagttaaaaaaaattatggaccttaaagggttaaaaactgctGGTATGACTGTTAAACaagcatggggaaccttcagccctccagctgttaaaaaactacaattcccatcatgcctgggcagacaACAGTTGGAGAGTTGTTATAGTATTCGTACATACTAACAATCGGTGTATGAGAGGCTCTGGCATCTCGTAATATCTGATTTGTACGGAGCCCCTGTAAGTGGCATTGCCCTTTTAAAACAAAACGACCCGCATTTGACATCGAGGCTTGGATGAGATTCTAACCAATCAGCCGGTGGTCACGTGATCCTTGAAACGCAAAATGTTTATAAGGAGCCTAGCGTCGTCCAATCAGAGAAGAGCCGAAAGAACGTATTTCTCCATGACAACGTAAGAGCCAATCAAAGAGACCATAGCTTTGTAGTATTTGGAGCCACCCCCTGCAATGGAAAGCGTCCAATCAGGTGAGAGGAGAGCCGGATGTGAGGTCAGTGGCcagacaggaagtggtgtgtgctCAGGAGCGATGGAGGCGGCGGCGGGAGAGAGAgtgagaaaaaaaaggggggaactGTGTGAGATCCGGGCTGGGCGGATGTGACCGGAGCCGGGGCTGCAGCGgggagatggatgtgggggggacgggggggtgaATGGAGGCGGGAGAGGGGGGGACTGAGACAAAGAGAGGACAGGCAGCAACAGGTGCAGCTGgtgggggactacaactcccagcgtgcctCGGCAGAGACCTATAGTGCCAGACAGGAGACTGCTTTATTACAGGGGACCCCCACCCTGTCTACAATGGGGGCCAGTGTCTATAACGTGACCCCTCTAAGGCTGCGGTGTCTATAACGTGACCCCTCTAAGGCTGCAGTGTCTATAACGTGACCCCCTCTAAGGCTGCGGTGTCTATAACGTGACCCCCTCTAAGGCTGCGGTGTCTATAACGTGACCCCCTCTAAGGCTGCGGTGTCTATAACGTGACCCCCTCTAAGGCTCCAGTGTCTATAACGTGACCCCCTCTAAGGCTGCGGTGTCTATAACGTGACCCCCTCTAAGGCTGCAGTGTCTATAACGTGACCCCCTCTAAGGCTCCAGTGTCTATAACGTGACCCCTCTAAGGCTGCGGTGTCTATAACGTGACCCCCTCTAAGGCTGCAGTGTCTATAACGTGACCCCCTCTAAGGCTGCGGTGTCTATAACGTGACCCCCTCTAAGGCTGCGGTGTCTATAACGTGCCCCCTCTAAGGCTGCGGTGTCTATAACGTGCCCCCTCTAAGGCTGCGGTGTCTATAACGTGACCCCTCTAAGGCTGCGGTGTCTATAACGTGACCCCTCTAAGGCTGCGGTGTCTATAACGTGACCCCCTCTAAGGCTGCGGTGTCTGTAACGTGACCCCCTCTAAGGCTGCGGTGTCTATAACGTGACCCCCTCTAAGGCTCCAGTGTCTATAACGTGACCCCCTCTAAGGCTGCGGTGTCTATAACGTGACCCCCTCTAAGGCTGCGGTGTCTATAACGTGACCCCCTCTAAGGCTGCGGTGTCTGTAACGTGACCCCCTCTAAGGCTGCGGTGTCTATAACGTGACCCCCTCTAAGGCTGCGGTGTCTATAACGTGACCCCCTCTAAGGCTGCGGTGTCTATAATGTGACCCCCTCTAAGGCTGCGGTGTCTATAACGTGCCCCCTCTAAGGCTGCGGTGTCTATAACGTGACCCCCTCTAAGGCTGCGGTGTCTATAATGTGACCCCCTCTAAGGCTGCGGTGTCTGTAACGTGACCCCCTCTAAGGCTGCGGTGTCTGTAACGTGACCCCCTCTAAGGCTGCGGTGTCTATAACGTGACCCCCTCTAAGGCTGCGGTGTCTATAACGTGACCCCCTCTAAGGCTCCGGTGTCTATAACGTGACCCCCTCTAAGGCTGCGGTGTCTATAACGTGACCCCCTCTAAGGCTGCGGTGTCTATAACGTGACCCCCTCTAAGGCTGCGGTGTCTATAACGTGACCCCCTCTAAGGCTGCGGTGTCTATAACGTGACCCCCTCTAAGGCTGCGGTGTCTATAATGTGACCCCCTCTAAGGCTGCGGTGTCTATAACGTGCCCCCTCTAAGGCTGCGGTGTCTATAACGTGACCCCCTCTAAGGCTGCGGTGTCTGTAACGTGACCCCCTCTAAGGCTGCGGTGTCTGTAACGTGACCCCCTCTAAGGCTGCGGTGTCTGTAACGTGACCCCCTCTAAGGCTGCGGTGTCTATAACGTGACCCCCTCTAAGGCTGCGGTGACTATAATGTGACCCCCTCTAAGGCTGCGGTGTCTATAATGTGACCCCCTCTAAGGCTGCGGTGTCTATAACGTGACCCCCTCTAAGGCTGCGGTGTCTATAATGTGACCCCCTCTAAGGCTGGAGTGTCCGTGACGTCACCCCCTCTAAGGCTCCATTGACTGGAGGGATGGCTgagggtgctctctgctgccccccatTCATTTACAGGAGAGATGTTCTCCCATCTGGTTATAGGGGGGCCCAGAGGTCGGACTGCTACCACTTAGCCAGTTATCCATATTCCTGTGGAAAGGGGAGCATTTTATAAGAATGACCCTTTAATGGAAGCTGCTACAGTAAGATGCATCAGAGTGAGGAGGAGCGAGGAGGGGACGCACCacgggggagtgaggaggggatGCAGCGGGGGAAGAGAGGAGGCGACGCACCATGTGGGAGTGAGAAGGGGATGCAGCGTGGGGGGGAGAAGCGAGGAGGGAATGCAGCTGGGGGGGAGCAAGGAGGGGGCGCAGCACGGGGGGAGAGCGAgaaggggacacagcaggaggagcgaggaggggaggcagtgggggggggactgaggagggGATGCAGCGGGGCTGAGCGGAGGTCTCATGAGAACCATATAAatgtcccccccaaaccccccggaCAGTTGGAGGAATCACTGCTGATCAGCCTGAGGCCCCTTCAATCCCACGAATGTCCAGAGATGACCCCTACACTGCTGATCCCTACCATAACAACTGTTTTCATCATTTAAGGTGCTGCCCGTGAGGGAACCCGAGAGGGACGGCCCCCATGAGAAAGACGCCATGGGGTTGTCTTCCAGCACCACCAGCAGGGGTAAGTATGGAGTATAAGTACTGATTCCACACTGTGTCTCCCATAGTGCAGGGTATGATGTGTGGTCGGACTCATACAATGATGTATCTGTGTAGGTGATGCGGAGGTGATCCAGGATGTCCCTGCCGGCGTTCTGACAACCGAGGCGGACGACACAGTGGAGACTGAGAAGGAGAACCTGAACTTTTCACCTCCTAGTCGAGGGCTGTCAGGTAATACAGTCTGATGTCAttggctgcccctcctcctcccgacgTCGCTGgcgctgccccctcctcctcccgacgTCGCTGgcgctgccccctcctcctcccgacgTCGCTGgcgctgccccctcctcctcccgacgTCGCTGgcgctgccccctcctcctcccgacgTCGCTGGcgctgcccctcctcctcccgacgTCGCTGGcgctgcccctcctcctcctgatgtcACTAGTGGTCCCCTGTGTACAGAATTGGTAATAAGTGTCCATTCTGCTTCTTCTCCCTGACAGGTCACGCTTCCAAGTCCCTCCCAGCTCCTCCATCTTTGACCTCTTCACCTGTCTCAAGCAGAGCAAAAATGTCTCTTACCGGTGCTGGAAAGACGCCTCACACCACACAAACCCTGGCCATGCGACTGCTGAATATTAACCGGGAGGGAGCGAACAAGGTGCACCGCGCAAGGAAGACCATCCCGCGGGCCGGTGGTGTAAGTGTCTGACAGAGATGGCCCCCATTATTCCCTGCTGTATTTCCAGGGATGGCTGTTTGTATCTATAATCTGGAGACGCTGCTGTGTATTTCATTCTTACACCAATGTTTTCTAGGTGATGGGAGATGGGATGTTCTTTACAGACAGAGAGAAGCATAGCACGAGGAAAGACCGTGAGATGGGGAACAGGAACAGCCCaggtattgtatagatggagggaACAGCCTGAGCTACACAAATACCTGATCAATTAGAGGAGTAAAAATGACCAGTAAGTCTGTCCTGATGTCCCATCCTCCCGACTGAACGACATCAGGGCAGCGCAAAGAGTATTCACGGAGACACCTAGTCAGAAACTATAACCAGTATCCTCAGTGGGTGTTCTCTGTATGGGGGGCCTGATACTGACcagacacaaccccccccccccccaaactaagcAATAAACTATAACCAGTATCCTCAGTGGGTGCTCTCTGTATGGGGGGCCTGATACTGACCAGACACaatacccccccccaaaccaagcAATAAACTATAACCAGTATCATCAGTGGGTGTTCTCTGCATGGAGGGCCTGATACTGACCAGAGATATCCCCCTACCCTACCCCAACGAAAACGTATAGGCAGTATGATCAGTTGGTGTTCTCTGTATGGAGGGCCTCATACTGACCAGACTtatccctcccccctctttttttttttttccagattctaCACAGAAAAGAACTAGCGCTTTGCGTGATGCAAATACGCACGCTGCCATGTCAAAGGACTCTGAGGTCAGTTGTTCCTATTCTAAATTTGTAACGATATGATAGTCAGAGCTCTTAGTTACTTGTTTACTTTACACAGCCATaaagttaaagggttatccagcattagtaaaacatggccgcaactacagttccattgaagtagatgCTGCTTAGAGGAGAGGTCCgctaagtacttttttttttgttaaaggtggggagaacattaaaaaaaaactttctcaaCTCTCCTTTCCCCGTGCTTCTTCAGCACTGGATCTCTGCTCTGGGATCTCAACCAGAGCTGGCTTCATCGCCCGGTTGATTgtctacctgctcagccagtcagtcactaTGTGGAATGCGGCTGCAGTAACTGAGTGgccgagcgggctgtccatcagccgggtcaggcATTTtcacatcatcacaactcgggggtcTGGGGTGAgaatgccttctggtgggggtccttCACGTGGCTGATGGCAGGCTCAGAGAGATGTAAGTAAGGATTGGTTATTATGTTCTCTcccgccttaaaaaaaaaagtacttgacCTTTTAATTGCAAACTACTGTTATCGCTGGAAGAGAGTGACCGAGCTTTTTGATtgttggataaccactttaaagttgCACTCCAAAGAAATTAAATGGTGCCTAAGAATAGATCagtaaagcactttttttttttttttttttttttttttaggctatgttcacactacgtaaagctGCCTTAGTGTcaacgggatcccggccagagtgtatacacatcgtatacgatccagccgggatcccgcgtggccccgcaaataactgacatgtcagttttctgcggccgcaattcaatcaattgtggccgtaggaaaccctgtcagttcacactgtgaagcgagcggctccgttcgctcgctccatagtgtgaagaGGGAAGCTCTAATGCAGGCGCACGccgatgcgcccacatcagagctctgccgccggaaagatcatccggccggtacttaagtaccggccgagatgatccgggcagagaccggccgttccgtgacacgggcggggtcacggaacggccggtctcttccgtagtgtgaacatagccttaaactgtacttattttatttttttttactgtactatATGCTGAacaaggttaggctgggttcacactacgttcttgCAATCCGGTTTTTGCAGAAAACGTATgagaaactgatgaaaaaaactgatgcaactgtgtgcatccgttttgatacgtttttccattgacttccattgttaaaaaacggatcagaacggatccgttttttttttttttgggtgtacacaaaaacgtgtacTAAAACGGATTGATCtatctttttttatataatggaagttgatggaaaaacggatgcacacaatttcaTCCGTTttcttcatcagtttttcatccgttttttgcaaaaaatagattgcaaaaacgtagtgtgaacccagccttagacggGTTAAATGTACCAATGAATTCCTCTCTGTGGCCTTAAGTTCAGGTATTCATGGCTAGAAACACACTGAGGCCATAATGCATGCAATCCCCATTGTATCAGCATGTGAATCACACTCATTATGGTCTCCGGTCAGTGGACTGACAGCTACACCTTAAGGGATGAAAGCATTTTTTCCCCTCCTTTCTAGGTTGTTACAGGAATTTTATCATTTAGTTGAGGAAAGGAAGGTAGAGGATTTGTAGCTCATTTTAACGTTTTCCTTCCCTGTCAGGAGCCTTCAGTGccctcctccccggctccaggATCCTCCCGGGACCCTGACGGCATGGAGGGAGATGAGTGGGAGCCCGATGTTGGGACAGAGTTTAGCCTTTTCTATGACAGCATGTCCATGGAGGACCAAGGGGACACCGACAGCAAGGTAAATAGAGCCATGGTCAAATCTTAGCAGATGAAGCCATTGTCTAGAAACTGAGTCTGTTGTGTAAtggcaggaggaagaagaggaggaagaggaagaaggatcTGGAAACCAGTCAGAAAGGGTAAGTAGATCCGTTCACTGTAGAGAAGTGTTACGTCTCTCTGCTCTTCCAGTATTGGGTCGTGAATTGTCGTCTGTTCCTTCCAGAGCTCCAGCAGCcttaaaaagaaaagcaaaaagaAATGGAAGATGGACAAGGCCTGGCTGAAGCCGACGAGGAAAAGGAAGAGGCGAGAGAGGGAGAAACCTGGAACAGGTGAGAGGATGGGGACGTGTCAGGTAGATACATGATAGGATGAGAAATACTGTAATAATATGATAGGCTGAATTTTATCATGGTAGCCGCAGACCTGTCACCTTACTTTATACCCTCCTCTTGTAGCTGCTAGTACTGTAGGGGGATCACAAAGTGAGTACACAGAGGTGCCTCTGGGATCCCTGGATCTGCCTAGTGAGGGGACTCTGTCTCCCAATCACACAGGTAACTTTGTCACCCAGTATGTTAACAGTGTCTGCTGTGCATGCCGGCATTGTGCCCTCACCTCATACTCTTATTGACACGACCTCTTCTAGGCAATGcttgtgcttttattttttctcaCTAAAGATCCCGTGGCTGTTGTTTGCCTCTGTCCCTAATGCTATGGCTACACGACTGCACGCATTTTCCTTCCTTGCATGGCTGACATCCTGGTTCTTTTCAGGTGTTTGCAATGAGTCGAGTTCCATGGACACCGAGCGCTTTGAAGAACTTCCCCTGTGCAGCTGTCGTATGGAGGCTCCTAGCGTGGAGAGGGTCTGCGAGCAAGCTAACAACATGTGCATGGCCACGGAGAGTGTGGATGGAGAGGTGAGAGAGAGAATAGAGTGGGAGCGTTATCTAGTACAGAGGTGTCACACGCGTAGCCtttcagctggtgcaaaactacaattcccatcatgcctggacagctaaagcatgatggaaattgtagttttgcaaccactaaaggggccaaaggttccccatccctgagtaGGTCTAACCACCAAAACTAGTGTTGCTTTAGAGAAGGATGGAAGCCATGTTTAGCAGCACGGGAATTGAGAGAATGAGCGACCTTGCTCTGTACAGTCGTCAATGTATACACAGGAAATTATAGATTATCATTTCATAGACAGTGTTCTACTGCGGACAGTAAAGTCTTCATGTGAATGCcatcttttttttatctcttctTAGCTTAGTGGATGTAACGCTCCCATCACCAAGCGAGAGACCATGCGTCCCTCCAGCAAAGTACCTCTTATGGTCCTGTGTGAAAGCCACCGAGCCAGAATGGTcaaacatcactgctgccccgGATGTGGATACTTCTGCACCAGTGTAAGTACCAGTCATAAACTGGGAGGTATTAAGGAGGTATTCCTATCTGAAGAAGTTATTCCTTAGCTGCAGTGTAGGGGATAGCAAGCTGATTGGTGCTGCCTGACCattaggacccccactgatcccaatAGGGCGGAGGGCAGTTGTCCTTGGAATATATTGTGCATGAGGAACTTGTCTCGACTGCCCCCTCCCCATTCATTCTATGAGGCCGCCACTCAACATTCCAGAGTTTAGTGCTGGACAATGTTCAGtagccttaagggtgccttcacacataccgtattgctgcgtatttatcacatgaaactcgcacaaaagtagctgcgttttttggggtgttgaactctcctgtgaaaatcgcaccaaacacgcagcaagaatacacatacactgactataatcagtttcactgtggatttatgtgcgagaaacccgcagcaataaatacgcagcgatgcggtatgtgtgaaggcaccctaaagagaaTGAATTGAGCGCTGGCTGCACCATTCATTCCTGGGACGATTTTGTTCTCAGTCACTGGATTGatggaggggagggaatttccaGCAGTCAAACTGTCACCAATCAGCTTGTAATTCCCTGTCCTGTAGATAAGGTGATAACTTTGGGAGAGTGGAACACCCATCTaaggccccccatacactgacagaTGTTGATTGAACCCGCTATTCTTGTGAGACTTGGCCAAACATCTCATATTCTTGTGGGTGTCCTAACTTTTTCCCAGTGGCAGACATAAGAGGAAAGGGATATCTGGCCTGATGGgtttttaaaagggtactccagcgggggggcacttttgttcgCGGCGCTTCTGTGCCCGGTTCCAGGCCTCtttcgggtgtctgacgcgggcccgagacgtgacgtctcaggttcactcagccactcagtgaaggaggcgggatccgtttcaagtccgctcagatcccgcctccttcactgagtggctgagcggacctgagacgtcacgtctcgggcccgcgccagacacctggaagcggccgggaaccgggcacaggagcgccgcgatgcgggacccgccgctagaaccggggaggtgagtggacgtcttttccctcggccacctcctccccggtcccagcacaaaagtgcccccctgctggagtacccctttaaatatttcaaTCTCTACTTCTCACTAGAGATAAGCTGCGTCAGAGGTGTCTGGCCGCTGCTTCCCATATCCTTATTGAGAACACATGCACACTTGGCTAAAATGAGCATACATGTGCAGTAGTCAGGAGCAATAGTTGTCAGTCCCATGAGCATTCAGCTGATGTCTTCCTACACTCTGTAGCTAGAGGAGCAAATCAAGTCCTGCACTTTATAAAGTGACATTGGGGCCTGTTTAAACTTCAGGACATCGAGTTTAGCCTTCTCCCATTTAATTGAATGAcactaagggcccatttacacagaaagattttctgacagattatccgccaaagatttgaagccaaagccaggaaaggatttgaaaagaggagaaatctcaggctttcctttaagacctgtttatagtctttcgggttttggcttcaaatctttggcaggtaatctatcagataatctttctgtgtatatggacccTTGGGTCTTTCGTTTAGTTTGTACTATGGTGCCGTCTTCTGTATGATCCTGTATGTTGTAATGGATCAGACATTACCTCTAATCCTTCAGTTATTCCCCCCATGTGCAGGGAACGTTCCTGGAGTGCCATCCAGACTTCAGGATTAACCATCGCTTCCACAAGGCCTGCGTCTCTCCTCTGAACGGCATCATCTTCTGTCCTCACTGCGGAGAGGATGCTACAGAAGCTGAGCAGATCACCATAGCAAAAGCCGATACCCCGGTGCCTGTCCCTGCCCCACCTCCACATGACGGCAGCGGACCAGGAAGGGCAGACACTACACAGCCCAGGTGAGTCCAGCTGCTTCCTTTTTCTATATCTGTTTTTGTATTTATCCCTTTTTATAACATCTGTTTTCACTCTTAGTGCACGGATGAGCGGTGTAGGTGACGGCAAGCGTTCCCTCCTCGACTCAGCCCTTGATGGAAGCGCCGACGGCCCCTCTGTTCTCCTTCCGTCTGGCAATGCTCTCAGTGCTGCTGGTCTGCCCCCTGGTCCTGCCCGCGACGCTCTACAGAAAGCCCTGCTCTCCCAAGAGACTGACAAGTATGAGACGGTCTTCTTACTTGTTGGCGTTTCCTTCCCAACTCTTTACATCATGTACAAAtaatggtccttttttttttttttttttacagtctgaACCAGCAAAAGAGAGAAGGAAGGAGCAGAAAGAAGATCCGCTACAACTCCCGTCAGCTCTACCTTAGTGTCAAGGCCGGGGAGCTGCAGAAAGTCCTGCTCATGCTAAGTGAGTCCCCTGCCCCCACGTCCTGATACTTCTACCCCATATCTATTGCCTCTGTTTTGTCACTTTGTGTGTTTTCTGCGTTAATCTTTGCTGGTAAGGCGGGGGTCATTGGAAGACTTCTCAATGTGATCTTCTCTTATATCTGCACCTGTATGTTTACGATGTAAATAGTAtccacccctcccccctgtgcAGCTATTGGGATCTTTTCTTATGTACAATTGAATATCTTCTCTGTGTTCTTATTCTGTTTTAGTGGATAACCAAGACCCTAATTTCCTAAATGATCAGCAGCTAAAGAGAAGCCCGCTGCACGCTGCGGCACAGAGAGGAAGCCTGGAGCTGTGTCATATCCTCGTACAGGTGCACTACCGCCGCCTGCTTGTCTTCAGtccattaataatttttttaaattattaatgtTGTTATATTCTCCTCCCCAGGCGGGTGCCAACTTCAATGCCACCGACAAGGTTCTCCGGACCCCTCTTCTAGAAGCCGTTGTCAATAATCATTTGGAAGTTGCCAAATATTTGAGTCAGTGTGGAGCTTGTGTGTATCACCAGGTAACATCACACATCCAGGCTATAACACAGACACAGGATAAATGTCTATCACGGCTCCGTCCAGCCTGGTAACATCAGCTGGGGGTGGCTGGGGTTCCATAAAACTGAACGGTTTGTTTAACGCTGTTTACATAACACTCGTAGACTGTAGTGGGAGTTGTGGAGTTGTCTTTTTGAACATTTTTCCATAACTTGGGAGTTAGTGTGAGAAAAAAAGCGCTCCTGTGTGTATCATGAATTGTTCTTGGTCACAGTCTTGGCTTCATTTTGTTCAGGCTCTGTACTAGGGTCCCTCCGTGTCTGGTTCAGGAGCGgacacaggttaaaggggttatccagcgctacaaaaacatgatatCTCCCTATGGCACACAGGGCGATGAGGaggaagtttcttaccttcatcctcgaccCCGTTTTCTTGTACTTAGTAGTTTAATGTACATGCTAATAAGGAGATTTGGTGCACTGGGCGGAAAGGGGAGGTctggccccagtgcaccaaaccgcatCATTatcatatggattaaactacaaagtaaaTGAAaacggcgccaaggatgaaggtaaaaaacttggcttcatcctcagtgccaagtgtgctatagggacatatcagcaggtttgatacTTCTCACCTGATAATAgcttccctttaagtgtttttagcGAATTCCAACTTGTCTGAAGTAGTGAGGAATATAACATGGATGCATTGAGCCGACTTTTCGTTGAATCCTTACCTTGTCACCTTTTTAATCTCCAGTAATAAAAAGTGAGACTGTCCTGCAGCCATtagcattttctgacaccaggtggCGCTATGTTTAGTTTTATGTCCTATGTAATGCAGTTATGTGGACATACTGTAGATGTGGATAGCAAAAACTGTATACACTATTTTTGGTATTGCTATTTTTCTCTGGAGCTTTTCTTAAAGGTTTTCTCATTCCGCAGGAGGAGGACGGTTCTACCTGTCTTCATCACGCAGCCAAAAGTGGAAATCTGGAGATGTTGTGTTTCCTGCTGTCTACAGGCCAGGTCAATG
This genomic window contains:
- the EHMT2 gene encoding histone-lysine N-methyltransferase EHMT2 isoform X1, which produces MGLSSSTTSRGDAEVIQDVPAGVLTTEADDTVETEKENLNFSPPSRGLSGHASKSLPAPPSLTSSPVSSRAKMSLTGAGKTPHTTQTLAMRLLNINREGANKVHRARKTIPRAGGVMGDGMFFTDREKHSTRKDREMGNRNSPDSTQKRTSALRDANTHAAMSKDSEEPSVPSSPAPGSSRDPDGMEGDEWEPDVGTEFSLFYDSMSMEDQGDTDSKEEEEEEEEEGSGNQSERSSSSLKKKSKKKWKMDKAWLKPTRKRKRREREKPGTAASTVGGSQSEYTEVPLGSLDLPSEGTLSPNHTGVCNESSSMDTERFEELPLCSCRMEAPSVERVCEQANNMCMATESVDGELSGCNAPITKRETMRPSSKVPLMVLCESHRARMVKHHCCPGCGYFCTSGTFLECHPDFRINHRFHKACVSPLNGIIFCPHCGEDATEAEQITIAKADTPVPVPAPPPHDGSGPGRADTTQPSARMSGVGDGKRSLLDSALDGSADGPSVLLPSGNALSAAGLPPGPARDALQKALLSQETDNLNQQKREGRSRKKIRYNSRQLYLSVKAGELQKVLLMLMDNQDPNFLNDQQLKRSPLHAAAQRGSLELCHILVQAGANFNATDKVLRTPLLEAVVNNHLEVAKYLSQCGACVYHQEEDGSTCLHHAAKSGNLEMLCFLLSTGQVNVNAQDNGGWTPIIWAAEHKHIDVIRTLLTRGADVTLQDNEKNICLHWASFTGSAEIAEILLNAQCDLHAVNFHGDTPLHISAREGYIHCVNLFLSRGADTEVRNNEGDTPCDLTLEHTDVWYALQLNRKIRQGILNRAVRTERIICRDIAHGYENVPIPCVNGVDEELTPDDYKYVSENCETSAMSIDRNITHLQNCSCQDDCSSSNCLCGQLSIRCWYDKDGRLLQEFNKIEPPLIFECNQACACWQTCKNRVVQSGIKVRLQLYRTAKMGWGVRALQAIPQGSFICEYVGELISDAEADVREDDSYLFDLDNKDGEVYCIDARYYGNVSRFINHLCEPNLIPVRVFMSHQDLRFPRIAFFSGRDIKAGEELGFDYGDRFWDIKSKYFTCQCGSERCKHSAEAIALEQSRLARIEVPDSVPVSAAAPPQPV
- the EHMT2 gene encoding histone-lysine N-methyltransferase EHMT2 isoform X2 → MGLSSSTTSRGDAEVIQDVPAGVLTTEADDTVETEKENLNFSPPSRGLSGHASKSLPAPPSLTSSPVSSRAKMSLTGAGKTPHTTQTLAMRLLNINREGANKVHRARKTIPRAGGVMGDGMFFTDREKHSTRKDREMGNRNSPDSTQKRTSALRDANTHAAMSKDSEEPSVPSSPAPGSSRDPDGMEGDEWEPDVGTEFSLFYDSMSMEDQGDTDSKEEEEEEEEEGSGNQSERSSSSLKKKSKKKWKMDKAWLKPTRKRKRREREKPGTGVCNESSSMDTERFEELPLCSCRMEAPSVERVCEQANNMCMATESVDGELSGCNAPITKRETMRPSSKVPLMVLCESHRARMVKHHCCPGCGYFCTSGTFLECHPDFRINHRFHKACVSPLNGIIFCPHCGEDATEAEQITIAKADTPVPVPAPPPHDGSGPGRADTTQPSARMSGVGDGKRSLLDSALDGSADGPSVLLPSGNALSAAGLPPGPARDALQKALLSQETDNLNQQKREGRSRKKIRYNSRQLYLSVKAGELQKVLLMLMDNQDPNFLNDQQLKRSPLHAAAQRGSLELCHILVQAGANFNATDKVLRTPLLEAVVNNHLEVAKYLSQCGACVYHQEEDGSTCLHHAAKSGNLEMLCFLLSTGQVNVNAQDNGGWTPIIWAAEHKHIDVIRTLLTRGADVTLQDNEKNICLHWASFTGSAEIAEILLNAQCDLHAVNFHGDTPLHISAREGYIHCVNLFLSRGADTEVRNNEGDTPCDLTLEHTDVWYALQLNRKIRQGILNRAVRTERIICRDIAHGYENVPIPCVNGVDEELTPDDYKYVSENCETSAMSIDRNITHLQNCSCQDDCSSSNCLCGQLSIRCWYDKDGRLLQEFNKIEPPLIFECNQACACWQTCKNRVVQSGIKVRLQLYRTAKMGWGVRALQAIPQGSFICEYVGELISDAEADVREDDSYLFDLDNKDGEVYCIDARYYGNVSRFINHLCEPNLIPVRVFMSHQDLRFPRIAFFSGRDIKAGEELGFDYGDRFWDIKSKYFTCQCGSERCKHSAEAIALEQSRLARIEVPDSVPVSAAAPPQPV